Proteins encoded together in one Bacillus marinisedimentorum window:
- a CDS encoding MOSC domain-containing protein yields the protein MSEYIVRNISIAEPEEVSFNGKTFRSGIHKKPVTETAYITKTNIKGDGQGDIENHGGLDKAVNAYSYDRYSYWEKELGRKLGPAAFGENLTVEGLTETNTYIGDTFQMGSAVLQVSMPRKPCWKLGYKLRRKDAALLVEQTGFTGFYLRVLEEGSARPGDRMKLVSKDPVEIAVAEVARIWFHDNDNRQGIERVLQAEALAVNLKERLVRKLGEL from the coding sequence ATGAGTGAATATATTGTAAGAAACATAAGTATCGCCGAACCGGAAGAAGTCTCGTTCAACGGAAAAACCTTTCGTTCAGGTATTCATAAAAAGCCGGTAACCGAAACGGCATACATCACAAAAACGAATATCAAGGGAGACGGGCAGGGGGACATTGAGAACCATGGCGGCCTTGATAAGGCAGTGAATGCGTATTCCTATGACCGGTATTCCTATTGGGAAAAGGAATTGGGGCGAAAACTCGGCCCTGCTGCGTTCGGTGAAAATTTGACAGTTGAAGGCTTAACGGAAACGAATACATATATCGGGGATACCTTTCAAATGGGGAGTGCGGTGCTGCAAGTTTCAATGCCGCGGAAACCGTGCTGGAAACTCGGTTATAAACTAAGGCGGAAGGACGCGGCACTGCTTGTTGAACAAACGGGGTTCACTGGTTTTTATTTAAGGGTGTTGGAAGAAGGAAGCGCAAGGCCTGGTGACAGAATGAAACTTGTGAGCAAGGATCCTGTGGAAATCGCTGTCGCTGAAGTTGCCAGGATCTGGTTCCACGACAACGACAACCGGCAGGGAATTGAGCGGGTTTTGCAGGCAGAAGCGCTGGCGGTAAACCTGAAAGAACGCCTTGTCAGGAAACTGGGAGAGTTGTAG
- a CDS encoding FeoA family protein — protein MYLDSLRTGDKARILEFVAVNDMLKRRLIDMGIKEGSEICMKSCMPFGGPCMITANDQCVSIRRKEAHGIKVES, from the coding sequence ATGTATTTAGATTCACTGCGAACTGGCGATAAAGCCAGGATACTAGAATTTGTTGCCGTAAATGATATGCTGAAACGCAGGCTGATTGATATGGGGATCAAAGAAGGGTCTGAAATCTGCATGAAATCGTGCATGCCATTCGGAGGACCATGCATGATTACTGCCAATGACCAGTGTGTCAGCATCCGCCGAAAAGAAGCGCACGGCATAAAGGTGGAATCATAA
- the feoB gene encoding ferrous iron transport protein B, with product MTQFALFGNPNTGKTSLFNSLTGSYEYVGNWSGVTVEKKVGLLRNKKGELIDLPGVYSLNPLSRDEGVVTQFLLTEHFSQSLNIIDASKLHRNMHLTVQLLEFGKPVIIGLNMIDVAKARGIQVDEKKLSRQLGVPVTSISARSGRGITELSEQLHAFDGENARPFELDYGIHVESAIQQFIERAPDFPNLSKRWIAVQYFEGNQQVKEYLKDSIPNEWLETLHSETEQKIIAGKTAKSLHEYIHHVRQQYIDQVIKDSTVQDQAERKTFTDRLDQIVTNKYLGIPIFLGFMYLMFMLTFDWLGFPLSDALDTFMSGPLTEWITAGLGAVGASAFIHSLILDGIVAGVGGVLVFVPQIFILFFFISFLEDSGYMARVATVMDRVMDMIGLNGKAFIPMIIGFGCNVPGVMAARTVEQPKERLLTLLLTPLMSCSARLPVYALFVGAFFAKYQALVVFSLYVLGIVIAFILAKVFSSTILKGETSFFFVELPPYRVPQFRTLWRSTWEKGKGFIKKAGTFIFAGSVIIWLLSYAGPGGIDVPMDESFLAMVGGIIAPLFAPLGFGTWQAGAALMTGFLAKEVIVSTMNIIYFVPDAAALQGLMTEHFTPLAAFSFMVFILLYIPCLATAATIMKESGSKKWTAFSIGYALVIAYFLSLIIYQGGKLIGLS from the coding sequence ATGACTCAGTTTGCATTATTCGGAAACCCAAACACAGGTAAAACATCATTGTTCAACAGCTTGACGGGCTCCTATGAATACGTTGGAAACTGGAGCGGCGTGACTGTCGAAAAAAAAGTCGGCCTGCTCCGCAATAAAAAAGGCGAGCTCATTGATCTTCCCGGAGTCTATTCTTTAAATCCCCTCTCACGTGATGAAGGAGTCGTCACCCAGTTTTTGCTCACCGAGCATTTTTCGCAATCATTGAATATCATTGACGCATCAAAGCTGCACCGTAACATGCACTTGACCGTCCAGCTTTTGGAATTCGGAAAACCCGTCATCATCGGCCTAAACATGATTGATGTCGCCAAAGCCCGCGGCATCCAGGTAGATGAAAAAAAGCTGTCAAGGCAGCTCGGCGTCCCGGTAACATCCATCAGCGCCAGAAGCGGCCGGGGAATCACAGAATTATCGGAACAACTCCATGCCTTTGACGGAGAGAATGCCAGGCCGTTTGAACTGGATTACGGCATTCATGTGGAATCTGCGATTCAGCAATTCATTGAACGGGCACCTGACTTCCCGAACCTTTCAAAAAGATGGATTGCCGTCCAATATTTCGAAGGCAACCAACAGGTTAAAGAATACTTGAAGGATTCCATTCCAAATGAGTGGCTCGAAACACTCCACTCTGAAACTGAACAAAAAATCATTGCGGGTAAAACAGCAAAGTCGCTCCATGAATATATCCATCATGTCCGCCAGCAATATATTGATCAAGTAATAAAGGATTCCACTGTTCAAGATCAAGCTGAACGAAAAACATTCACCGACCGACTTGACCAGATTGTCACGAATAAATACCTCGGCATACCGATATTCCTCGGCTTCATGTACTTAATGTTCATGCTGACGTTCGATTGGCTCGGGTTTCCGTTGTCAGACGCCCTTGACACATTCATGTCAGGCCCGCTGACTGAGTGGATCACCGCCGGCCTGGGGGCAGTCGGTGCTTCGGCTTTCATCCATTCGCTTATCCTTGACGGTATCGTCGCTGGAGTTGGCGGTGTTCTCGTCTTCGTACCGCAAATCTTTATCCTGTTTTTCTTCATCTCGTTTCTTGAAGATTCCGGCTACATGGCCCGCGTCGCCACCGTCATGGACAGAGTCATGGATATGATCGGCTTGAACGGCAAAGCGTTCATCCCGATGATTATCGGATTTGGCTGCAACGTACCGGGTGTCATGGCAGCCCGGACGGTCGAACAGCCGAAAGAACGGCTGCTGACTCTGCTGCTTACACCGCTCATGTCCTGCTCGGCACGGCTGCCGGTATATGCTCTCTTTGTGGGCGCCTTTTTCGCCAAGTACCAGGCACTTGTCGTTTTTTCTTTATATGTTCTCGGCATCGTCATCGCTTTCATACTCGCCAAAGTGTTCTCATCCACCATTTTGAAAGGTGAAACATCTTTCTTTTTCGTGGAATTGCCGCCATACCGTGTACCGCAATTCAGGACGTTGTGGAGAAGCACGTGGGAAAAAGGAAAAGGATTTATTAAAAAAGCCGGTACGTTCATCTTCGCCGGTTCCGTCATCATTTGGCTCCTGTCCTATGCCGGTCCAGGAGGAATCGATGTACCGATGGACGAAAGCTTTCTGGCTATGGTCGGCGGCATCATTGCCCCGCTGTTTGCACCGCTTGGCTTCGGAACCTGGCAGGCAGGCGCAGCATTGATGACCGGTTTCCTGGCAAAAGAAGTCATCGTTTCCACAATGAATATTATTTATTTCGTTCCTGATGCAGCTGCATTGCAAGGATTGATGACCGAACATTTCACACCGCTTGCTGCATTCAGTTTCATGGTTTTCATCTTGCTGTACATCCCGTGCCTTGCAACTGCCGCCACGATCATGAAGGAATCCGGCTCAAAAAAGTGGACCGCCTTCTCAATCGGATATGCACTTGTCATCGCCTACTTCCTCTCGCTCATCATCTATCAAGGAGGAAAATTGATTGGGCTATCTTAG
- a CDS encoding FeoB-associated Cys-rich membrane protein, producing MLVNLIIGGAIFGYAAWAMFRYIKKSKEGKCAACSIKDSCTSQCCPEGTIENNSTCSTADHK from the coding sequence ATGTTAGTCAATTTGATCATCGGCGGAGCGATATTCGGCTATGCAGCCTGGGCAATGTTCCGCTATATCAAAAAAAGCAAAGAAGGGAAATGCGCAGCTTGTTCGATCAAAGACTCCTGCACATCCCAGTGCTGCCCTGAAGGAACGATCGAAAACAACAGCACCTGCAGCACAGCCGACCATAAATAA